Part of the Chelmon rostratus isolate fCheRos1 chromosome 10, fCheRos1.pri, whole genome shotgun sequence genome is shown below.
TCCTTTCCACCCTCCTTCAGATCAAAAGGAAAGCCAATAAAATGCTTCGCTTGCAGGCATCAGCTTTGATGTTGCTCCTCCACATGCTCATTTGAGCCCGGGGGCATAAAGTCAGGAGTggacagcacacagactgaCATCAAATTGTTTTGTGTTCATAATCTCAACCCCAGAGTTACCGATTGGCATCGAACGCTGCCGTTTTAGGACTAGGAATCTTGTCGTTTTTGACGTTTTACTTTCTTCTTCAAAATGATTGTGTCTTTTGTTCCAGCATAGCACAGTCTAATTACTCTCCCACAGGTTATAAACCTGGAAATGTGTTATTCTGATATGGTGTTTTTGCTGCATAGCTGAATGAAAGATGCTACATGATGAACCGTAATCAAGTAAGCCCACAGAAGCCTGTCTATTCAGCTCTGTGAAAAGGAGCGGCAGTGCAGAGTTCCCGGTGGTTACGAGAACCTTGtaattacatttcttttaaatttgtgGAATTGTATCTCCCCATCAAGTGGTATTTTCAGGGGATTTTGCAGTCAGGGTGGCTCATTGAAAAGCTTTTCTCTCCAAGCGTCTTGAACACAGCAacaattaaaggaaaaaattaCATCACTGTGGCCTTTAATGTTCCACCTGAAACTGAATCAGGACTGTGAACTCATGCTAGCCAATGTCTGTGCACCTgggaaacaaacacatttctcagcCATTATCTCCTATTCATCTGGTTCAGGAAGATAATGAGGCAGTAACCCAGCTGAAAGGAGTGTATGGGAAAGCACTGAGCTTTCGTCTGAGTTTTGCctgatcgtgtgtgtgtgtctgcagctaaCCTCACATACTACTGGACCCATCAGCCCAACATTTTTGTGCACGTTAATGACTATCTGCTCAATGACCTCCACTTGTTGCGGTGAATCACAGTTTTTGAGAAACCTATTTTATCGACTGCTCTGTTTAATACCGCCATTACTTGCTGACCCCTAACTCCTCTTAAACGGCCGGTTGGGGTTGCAAGTGATCAACAACTGCTTCGGCGTGGAAtctcgtttgtgtgtgtgtgatgtgtgtgtggtggtcaCATTGGTGTTGGAGGATTCTTCTGTCGgcattttcagtttgaacattttccATCGCTGCTGCTTTAGAAGCTGCATGCTGTCTCCCCGTCATTCCACCACTCTCATGCATACATGCTGGACACGCAGGCTGCCCTGCACTCCCTGTTCTCAACCCACATGCCCCCAGAAACACAAGAGCACCTGTTTTAATATAGagctcagtaaaaaaaaaaaaaaacataaaaggaaTATTTGCATTGCCACTTTTCCcattcacaccacacacagcttGACCTGATTATTGCAGGGGTGGCTGGACTAGGAggcaaatctctctctctttctgtatatatatactgcagtcCTCTATTTATTGCAAagtgttgtttgatttttgtttgcttttgctcAGTGGTATGATTGGTGTGATCGGCCATTTATTCTCAACGATAAAAAAAGTGGCTTGAACTGGCTCAAACAGCAGGATATTTCACCTGCGTATAATTTCTCACATGACATCCATTAGTCCAGCAGCAGGGACTGTGGGCCCGACTTGAAAGTCGATGTTTGATTGTGGCCAGCACCGACCCCGCGCTCTACATCAGTAAGtggttaaaaaacacacatatcacactgGTCGTATGTGCCAGAAGGACTATGAGCGTGTGCGGTAATTGTAGTGTGACTGATTGAGTACCGGGTAGCCGATGCAGGCTCTTGTTTGCTGCGAGAATCAAAAAACCGGGTCATATGGGGAGCACTTCATTATCTcaacatgcagcagcatgtgatttCACTCTGAGGTCACATTCATATCGATACTACACAACCTTTTTTGACCACCACTGATCTTTCGACCTGTCGCTGTGTTCAGCCTTTAATCATACGACAGGTTCCCACCTTTCAGGCTACACGTACAGTAACTGCTGCTGCCGTCCAATGACGGCATCGAGTGAATATGGGGGAAGCTTGATTTATTGGCTTTCCTATCTTCCTGGCATATTTAACGACCTGTGATTCACTGAGGCATCTCCCTCAACTTGTGACTGGGAATTAATAAGGACCACTTATAAAACATGTAACAAGACAACAGACATCTTTTACATTGCAGACTCTCACCATCAGGTTGGGTTGAACAAATGGTCTAATTTATATAATTTAAGGATCTAATTGCGGCACTTCTATTGCAATTGTTTCTTCACTggaatattaaatgttttctaatgCAACATTTCTTTCCCCTTAAGCATTTTTTTGCCTGTGAACTAGAAAGACAGATATACAGCAACAAGTACAAAGCAGAGTAAAACCCACACTGGGAGCTGTGCTCTGCTGCCTCTTAGgagcagcactgaaaaaaaaaaaaaggaaaaacggGCCGATTGGCTTTTAATAAAGAAGGTGTCTGTATCCTCAGCGTGCCATTTATGACTGCAACTTGGTTTTTAGTAGAGCTAGAAATATATTTGTGCAGCAATGGCAAACTATAATATCACGTACAATAAAAATGCAACGGCCCTTTTTGCATAAAATCTGACTTTGCGTTTATATTTTAGAAGCAGCGGGAAAATatggccttttctttttttgaacaAAAGCAATTAACTGTGATTACCATCTCAAATATTATATCCATGCTTTATTGTTGACCCTGAAAGAAAGTgttacatacataaatacatacagtgtATACATAAATAGatacataaatcattaaaattcaaacagacacactgtctcAGTGAAGTCCATCGATGCTGCATGTCTGACAGGTGTAGATGATATGTACAGCTGAGGTCTACTGCAGTTCATGTGGAGCTGGGAGGGAAGGAGTACAGTAGGCACGCAGAGTCGGGAGGTTTTGGGCACTGTTAGCAGGAGGTGAAAGTTTTCCAGAAGAAGTTTTTACAGGGGGCTTTGCGGTCTCGCTGAGGCAGCGATAGCCTGTTGTAGACAGCCCTCTCTTCCAGACGAGACTCCAGCGGCTCCTCAAGATCCACAGGTGCCGCTTCCCTCGGCAGCATGTTGGTGTCCAGAGCTCCGTCCAACAAGCCAGACACCAGCTTCAGGATCAGCTCTTTGCGCTCTTTGCTCAGTTCCTGACCAAAAATCAGAAAAGACAAGAACATGTTATGTGGATcatagaaaatgtgaaaactgaaCACTTCAGTGGGAAGCGCAAGTCTcaagtattattattttttacttttcccATTTAAGACTGTATGCATTGACAAGAtgaattggaaaaaaatcaaaatgcagaaaatttagaatttttcaaaatgcagattttatcaaaaataaaataaaatgaagaaaattaTTCAAAATACAGATTAGAAAtatcactattttttcttatttcagaaGCAATCTTGATTGTAATTTCACTCATTCTTCTTTAAATTCTTCTTACTCAAACAATTTTCCCCCACAAAAAATGGGAAAAtctgtcagttcagtttcatCTTAACAGTTGAAATGAAGTACAACGAACTACACATGAACAATCAAAAAAATCACCCTTCTCACCCTGTTCACATGGATGGGGCTCCGATCCTCCACAGGAGGCACGGCGGCTGCTCTGACGCTGAACAGAACCCCCATGAGAGCTGCTAACACCACCAGGAGCTGCATACTGTGACGGGAGTGCAGGTGACCGACCGGGGCTACAGTCACAGGAGCAGGAGGCTCACGGAGagaagagtgtgtgagtgtgtgtgtgtgtgagagagagagagtctgagCAGCTCAGACCAGCCAGAGATCCAGAGGAGAGTGGTGCAGAAAGTGCAGCTGGTGGCAGCTGGTCACAAGATATGGAAACCACTGATGTTTCTTCTGCTCTACCTCCAAAGTCCCTCACTCTTTTATACGCCTCTCCCCCTGTCTGCCACTGACGTGGAGGGTGGTGGGTGTATGACGGAGGGTGGAGGGTGTATGTGTATGAGTGCGTGTGTTTGGGGGGGTGGGTTGTGTACGTGAGCATGGGAAAGGAGGGGAGATGAAGGGATCAGGACAGAACAAATGGAACAATTCAACAGTTAACCTTTTTGACAAATTGTGAggtggctgtgtgcatgtgattcACCAGAGGGAACGATGACGTCACCGGGCTAAAACCAGGCTCTGACATCAACATGTAACTAATGCATCGACAGTTATGACAGACTATCTCAAACAAGACCTCATCAGGCAGGTGGACAGACAATTCCACAACTCATCGACATCACCGGATGTAGTCTGACCGTCCTCACGCTCAAGATCCTGCAGCTGCAAACCAAACAATCTAAAAGAAATAGAAACGGACAACAAGCTGTTGATTAGAGTTTCACGCTGCACTTATGTCGACATCTGATTCCTGTCACAGCGCCACTATGTGCCTTCCTCACACCTGCAGATTACAATTGAACTGTCTGACACTCACCGTGACTTGAGGAAGTGTCTTCAGGAAATTCACGGCAACAATCTAGTGGAGGCAACACCGAGATAGACATTGGCTTGTCtgaagtaaaaaacaaaacaatggcCTTTGGTTCAGGATAGATATTAAGTGGCAGGTTTGGGGAAAAGAATAATGAGAATAATGCTGCTTACCaagtaaaaatatgtttataaaaGCTGTTTACACTATATCCAACCTGGATTCACAAAAGCAGTCATATTCATGTCAGGAATCTCATTCTGTGGGTAACAATAACTGCGAGAGTACAACATATTCCAGTTAGAGACTTTATAGGCTGGAGTCGCAGTTCAATTAAATTCACACCATATGTTAAGCTGCTGAGAATTTGTTTCACGCTCCCAGTGCACATTCAATATGACTaaacaacctttttttcatAGCCAAGTCTTTCCTACACAGCTTTCTTTGGAGCTTTGCCCTGGGTAGTGTTTATAAGATTCATATAACATTAACTGAAAATATGAATGCATTACAGCTTTTGCTTGTTTCTATTCTTTGAGGCAGCAACAGTTGGCTTCatttaatgctgcatttgtCGGACATAAAACAGGGACTATACAAAAACATATGTTGCAGCTTAAAGACTCATTTATGTGTCATATTTCTAAGCATCGTGGACTTTGTATGTAGCTAAATAACGTCACTAAATGTAGTCACAGcttaaaaaaagtaaagatttGCGTGAGTGACTTCTAAACTACTGCAAGCTACTGTTGTACTGGTCGACAGTATATGAGGTAAACGCCTCACCAAAACTGATTATGGAGAGCTGATTACAGAGGAAATTGTTTCAAGTGTTTGAAAGGCGGCCCCCAAAATCCAGGACAGATCGCTGAAATAGCTCAATTAACAGAGGTTTGTATTGTGACGTCTTTAGATGTTGCTTCCGGCAGGGAACATACAGTACTTGTATTCCAGTAGGTCTTGGCTGATATGTTCAAACGGATTTGCTATGCtttcaaaacagtgtttgaGGTATTTTCTTCATACACTGCTGATCTGAAGAAGGCCCGGAGCCAACGCAAAGATTAGCTGACTGTTGAAACGGCTGTATATTGGTAATTCAGTGGGCTGCAAGAGTATCCAACAACTAGCCTCCTTAAAAATATCTGCGGTCCAGCCTGCAAGAGACATCAAACAGTGGAGAACGTCAGCATGACGACTGGTATGGGTGCCCCCAGATGTGTATCAGATGTGCGTGGACGTCTTCATTTTCACTATATCTGCTTCATATATGGCCTCCAGCATCGCAACAACATCACTCTACAAGAGATCACAAAGGAGCACTCACTCAAAGATCATCTGAGGATTTTGTGTTGAGTGTTATATATACTAAGCACTGGAAACAATCAAGTTCGACTTGCAGAAGAATTTAAAGTGATACATTGTCCTACTGAAAGCTATTGCAGTGCAGATATTATTTTTGAAACATGCAACATAAAATTTAATATTTATGGATTTAAGTTTCATTTCCTATATTAGAGTATGTCAACACTCATAAACACGAACAACCTTGGAGTGCAGCCAACAGTGCAGGCACCATAACGCAACACAAAGGCGGTGTGACAATAACGTACAGCATTGTTGCAGGTTGGTCACATTTTGATAGAAAACCAGTGTGGACTGAGGTCTTACTCAACAAGAACTAGAGTTGATGCAACTGAGGGCAACAGTGACACTACATCGCAAAACACTGGCTGATCTGGACAACTGAATGGAGCCAAGGGCCTTCGAGGGGCTTTTCGTTTAAATTCAAAGAAAACCTCAAATACTGGACGAACATATATTCTCTGAATATGCATTTGGTGAAATTAGACAGCATAATTTAAATGTATTCCTTCAATAACTTCTACAACGTGTGAAACTGGCTTGTACATAAGAAATAACAGGATGCCATCTTGTGCTTGAATACTGAAACTGCACTCAGACCTCACTCAAACTCCAGCGATATGTTGAGGGTTAAATGTTTGCAGTGAACAGCGGCTGAAACATCTCTTGAAACATGTCACATATTAGCCTGCATTTGGTTGGCGAGTGGTGCTGCAATGGATAAAGATTAGCTCAAAATTGTAAGACGAGTGGCCCACGAGTGAACAAATCATCACTTCCTAACTTAAAGTGAAAAAAGCAGAATCACTTTTTCTGcaatcaaatgtgttttttttaccacGCCTTTTTAAGATATCAGAACTTGAAACTCATAAAACATAGTCCTTCATCTACAAGTCATTTTGTGCAAATAAAGAAGCCTGAGTGAACCCGTCAGTGGCTGAATGCAC
Proteins encoded:
- the sst7 gene encoding cortistatin → MQLLVVLAALMGVLFSVRAAAVPPVEDRSPIHVNRELSKERKELILKLVSGLLDGALDTNMLPREAAPVDLEEPLESRLEERAVYNRLSLPQRDRKAPCKNFFWKTFTSC